Proteins co-encoded in one Desulfovibrio inopinatus DSM 10711 genomic window:
- a CDS encoding thiamine pyrophosphate-dependent enzyme yields the protein MVSVDEYGEFETAWCPGCGNFQILKALKQALAGLGLKPHQVLVCSGIGQAAKTPHYLKCNAFNGLHGRSLPPATGAKLANKNLAVVVTSGDGCNYGEGGNHFLAAVRRNINITLLAHDNQIYGLTKGQASPTTLKGQKTKAQPFGAPSDAFNPVAVAVAMHAGFVARGFSGNVDHLADLIQQGIQHEGFSLIDISQPCVSFNKVNTFGWYKERCKPLPEDYDPTDWGTAMNTAMQFGETIPQGVIYKNDRPAFGSNIPAMQGEPLARRNPDLSVLAEILEEYA from the coding sequence ATGGTCAGTGTAGACGAATACGGCGAATTCGAAACGGCTTGGTGTCCCGGTTGCGGAAATTTTCAGATTCTCAAAGCACTCAAACAGGCACTTGCTGGACTTGGCCTCAAGCCGCATCAAGTCCTTGTCTGTTCCGGTATTGGTCAGGCTGCAAAAACTCCTCATTATTTGAAATGTAACGCGTTTAACGGGTTGCATGGCAGGAGCCTGCCACCGGCAACGGGAGCCAAATTGGCGAACAAGAATCTTGCTGTAGTTGTCACGAGCGGTGATGGATGCAACTACGGCGAAGGCGGCAATCATTTTTTGGCCGCTGTCCGACGCAATATCAATATTACTTTGTTGGCTCATGATAACCAGATCTATGGTTTGACCAAAGGCCAAGCCAGCCCGACAACGCTCAAAGGGCAGAAAACCAAAGCGCAACCGTTCGGTGCGCCTTCGGATGCATTCAATCCCGTTGCCGTCGCCGTTGCAATGCACGCCGGTTTTGTCGCTCGCGGTTTTTCCGGCAATGTTGATCACCTCGCAGACTTGATTCAACAAGGTATTCAACATGAGGGGTTCTCGTTAATCGACATTTCGCAACCGTGTGTGTCGTTTAACAAGGTGAATACGTTTGGCTGGTACAAAGAACGCTGTAAACCATTGCCCGAGGACTATGACCCCACTGATTGGGGGACGGCTATGAATACGGCAATGCAGTTTGGAGAGACCATACCGCAAGGGGTTATTTATAAGAACGATCGCCCAGCGTTTGGAAGCAATATTCCTGCGATGCAAGGCGAACCCTTGGCACGACGGAATCCCGACCTCTCCGTTCTGGCAGAGATTCTGGAAGAATACGCCTGA
- a CDS encoding DsrE family protein — translation MQKMALFAFRGEMGCFIHVMLNAIDMKEKGFEVVVVLEGESVKLVGELAKDTNPMHKLFEKTKSLGIFAGACKACSHNFGVLDVVKKEGFTILEEMNGHPSIARFIESGYTILTF, via the coding sequence ATGCAAAAAATGGCATTATTTGCTTTTCGAGGAGAGATGGGCTGCTTTATTCATGTCATGCTGAACGCCATAGACATGAAAGAGAAGGGCTTTGAAGTTGTTGTTGTTCTTGAAGGGGAGTCGGTCAAGCTTGTCGGAGAATTGGCCAAAGACACCAACCCCATGCATAAGCTCTTCGAGAAAACCAAATCACTCGGTATTTTTGCTGGAGCCTGTAAAGCCTGTTCGCATAATTTCGGAGTGTTGGATGTCGTAAAAAAAGAAGGCTTCACTATTTTGGAGGAGATGAACGGTCATCCCAGTATCGCTCGATTTATCGAAAGCGGGTATACAATTTTAACGTTCTGA
- the glpX gene encoding class II fructose-bisphosphatase, with translation MEAPDRNLALDLVRVTEAAALSSARWLGRGDKNSGDQAAVDAMRLCFQSLNITGTIVIGEGEKDEAPMLYNGEKVGSGRGPGVDVAVDPVEGTRLLAYGRPNAISVVGIAPEGTMFDPGPSYYMKKLVVPAGAAQVVDLDAPVEVNLKSIAKALGKDVDDLVVFVLDKPRHKELVDDIRKAGARIQLHTDGDVAGSLMAVDPRGEIDVMMGTGGTPEGVLSACAIRALGGQMLTKLDPQSETERQACLDYGIDLNEVLSVTNLVKSEDTFFAATGISGGTFLPGVVYSGTGANTYSLVMRGKTGTLRRIEAHHSWNKLMKFSSVKYD, from the coding sequence ATGGAAGCTCCAGATAGAAATCTTGCTTTGGATCTTGTACGCGTTACAGAAGCCGCGGCTCTGTCATCAGCACGTTGGCTTGGACGCGGCGACAAAAATTCGGGCGATCAGGCCGCCGTCGATGCGATGCGGCTGTGTTTTCAATCGCTTAATATCACGGGAACAATTGTTATCGGCGAAGGGGAAAAGGATGAAGCCCCCATGCTGTATAACGGGGAAAAAGTTGGTTCTGGTCGTGGACCTGGTGTTGATGTTGCCGTCGACCCCGTCGAAGGCACCCGGTTGCTTGCCTATGGCCGGCCCAACGCGATTTCCGTTGTCGGCATTGCTCCGGAAGGGACTATGTTCGATCCCGGCCCCAGTTATTATATGAAAAAACTGGTCGTACCGGCTGGAGCAGCGCAAGTGGTTGATTTGGATGCTCCCGTTGAAGTCAACCTGAAAAGCATTGCCAAAGCTTTGGGCAAAGATGTCGATGACCTTGTTGTCTTTGTCCTGGATAAACCGCGACACAAAGAGCTTGTTGATGATATTCGTAAAGCAGGCGCTCGGATTCAACTCCATACGGACGGCGACGTTGCCGGCTCATTGATGGCTGTCGATCCTCGTGGAGAAATTGATGTCATGATGGGAACGGGGGGAACGCCCGAAGGAGTTCTCTCTGCTTGCGCAATTCGAGCCTTAGGTGGACAGATGCTGACAAAACTCGATCCACAATCCGAAACAGAGCGACAAGCCTGTCTGGATTACGGCATCGATTTAAACGAAGTGCTGAGCGTAACCAACCTCGTGAAAAGTGAAGATACGTTTTTTGCGGCTACCGGAATATCCGGCGGAACCTTTCTTCCCGGCGTTGTGTATTCAGGGACGGGGGCCAACACGTACTCTTTGGTCATGCGTGGAAAAACGGGCACATTACGCCGTATAGAAGCACATCACTCTTGGAATAAACTGATGAAATTCAGCTCTGTCAAATACGATTAA
- the tkt gene encoding transketolase, whose product MTHTPEMDQRTINTIKGLIMDTVRKANSGHPGGAMSSTDFAYTLFKKHLRFDPKDSTWFNRDRFILSCGHESALLYTMLTLTGFIGIEDLEQFRQLDSRTPGHPENHMTPGVEATTGPLGQGIGNAVGMAVAEAMLRARLGDDVVSHYTYALCSDGDIQEPVSYGAAALAGLWGLNKLIVFYDSNKIQLAGPTADCDCADYKAIYEGLCWNVIDVEGNDAAAVDAALMQAKTSDDKPTLIIGHTTMAKGCSTLEGNHSTHGSPLPPEEIAATKKKLGLDPEKSFDLPDDIVDAFRSHFDALSAEREVWTKNLEAKCADDAFATTWKNVQLDPADRVFNWPTFEIGQKIATRKAWGASLESLIEALPLLVGGSADLDPSNQTQKFRDTTGHFSGKTPLGRSLNFGVREFPMAAILNGIALHGGLIPFGATFLMFSDYERNAIRMSALQELPVLHVFTHDSFYVGEDGPTHQPIEHASSLRLIPNLLVLRPADATEAAACVEIALRQKTRPSCLLLTRQGLPVLDPAVYPNMAEGVKKGGYVLQDPKDGEPDMILFASGSEASLALEAAQLLTEYKIRIVNVPSFELFGEQSQEYIDSVILPDLDKRVAVEAGCSGLWYKFVGHKGFVHGINHYGASAPANQLADRFGFTAEKLASAIRSHFA is encoded by the coding sequence ATGACGCACACTCCTGAAATGGATCAGCGTACTATCAACACGATTAAAGGTCTCATTATGGACACGGTCCGCAAGGCCAACTCGGGCCACCCCGGCGGTGCCATGTCGTCCACAGACTTTGCCTATACGCTGTTCAAAAAACACCTGCGTTTCGACCCCAAGGATTCAACCTGGTTCAACCGTGACCGTTTTATCCTTTCCTGTGGTCATGAATCTGCGCTGCTCTACACCATGCTGACGTTGACTGGCTTCATCGGCATTGAAGACCTCGAACAGTTTCGTCAGCTTGATAGCCGCACTCCCGGCCACCCTGAAAATCACATGACTCCCGGTGTTGAAGCCACCACAGGACCGTTGGGTCAAGGAATCGGTAATGCCGTGGGTATGGCTGTTGCCGAAGCCATGTTACGTGCTCGTTTGGGTGATGATGTCGTCTCGCATTACACCTATGCGTTATGTTCAGACGGCGATATCCAGGAGCCGGTGAGTTATGGCGCTGCCGCTTTAGCCGGCCTCTGGGGGCTCAACAAACTGATCGTCTTCTACGACAGCAACAAAATTCAGCTTGCCGGTCCGACTGCCGATTGTGATTGCGCGGATTACAAAGCCATTTACGAAGGATTGTGCTGGAACGTTATCGATGTCGAGGGCAACGATGCTGCTGCCGTCGATGCTGCACTCATGCAAGCCAAGACATCGGACGACAAGCCTACGCTCATCATCGGTCACACAACCATGGCGAAAGGTTGCAGCACGCTTGAAGGCAATCACTCTACTCATGGCTCCCCTCTGCCTCCTGAAGAAATCGCCGCAACGAAAAAGAAACTCGGACTCGATCCTGAAAAATCTTTCGATCTGCCCGACGATATTGTTGATGCGTTCCGTTCGCATTTTGACGCACTCAGTGCTGAAAGAGAAGTTTGGACAAAAAATCTTGAAGCCAAATGCGCTGATGACGCATTCGCGACGACCTGGAAAAATGTCCAGCTCGATCCGGCCGACCGCGTATTCAACTGGCCGACGTTCGAAATCGGTCAAAAGATTGCGACGAGAAAAGCCTGGGGAGCGTCTTTAGAATCCCTCATTGAGGCATTGCCTCTTCTCGTTGGTGGATCGGCCGACCTCGATCCTTCAAACCAAACGCAAAAGTTTCGCGATACCACCGGACATTTCAGCGGCAAAACCCCGCTTGGTCGCAGCCTGAATTTTGGTGTCCGCGAATTTCCTATGGCGGCAATTTTGAACGGCATCGCATTACATGGCGGACTCATCCCGTTCGGTGCTACGTTCCTCATGTTTTCGGATTATGAACGCAACGCCATCCGTATGTCGGCTTTGCAAGAATTGCCTGTCCTCCATGTCTTCACCCATGATTCGTTCTACGTTGGCGAAGATGGTCCCACGCACCAGCCCATCGAGCATGCGTCTTCTCTGCGGCTTATCCCCAACCTGCTCGTCTTACGACCGGCCGATGCCACGGAAGCCGCAGCATGTGTTGAAATTGCTCTGCGCCAGAAGACCCGTCCGAGCTGTCTCTTGCTGACGCGCCAAGGCCTGCCGGTTCTTGATCCAGCCGTCTACCCGAACATGGCCGAAGGCGTCAAAAAAGGTGGGTATGTCTTGCAGGATCCCAAAGATGGAGAGCCGGACATGATTCTCTTTGCTTCGGGGTCTGAAGCATCCCTGGCACTGGAAGCGGCTCAGCTTCTCACCGAGTACAAAATCCGTATTGTCAATGTTCCCAGCTTCGAACTTTTCGGAGAACAGTCGCAAGAGTACATAGACAGCGTCATTCTGCCTGATCTCGATAAACGTGTCGCCGTCGAGGCTGGCTGCTCCGGTCTGTGGTACAAGTTCGTTGGTCACAAAGGATTCGTCCACGGTATCAATCACTATGGAGCCTCGGCTCCGGCAAATCAACTTGCCGATCGTTTCGGTTTTACTGCAGAAAAGCTCGCATCAGCAATTCGTTCGCACTTTGCATAA
- the rpiB gene encoding ribose 5-phosphate isomerase B: MSLTVYIGSDHGGFNLKATVIEHLQNKGATVVDLGPVDTCSTDYPVYAEKVCREVIDNAGLGILICGSGIGMSMAANRFKNIRAALCTSEFHARMSRRHNNANILCMGERITGVDHALSIVDTFFESEFEGGRHARRIDLFDHFA; this comes from the coding sequence ATGTCTCTGACTGTCTATATCGGTTCCGATCACGGAGGTTTTAACCTCAAAGCAACCGTCATCGAACATCTGCAAAATAAAGGTGCAACCGTTGTCGACCTCGGTCCCGTCGATACATGCAGCACGGACTATCCTGTTTATGCTGAGAAAGTTTGCCGGGAAGTCATAGATAATGCCGGTTTAGGGATTCTTATTTGTGGATCTGGCATCGGTATGTCCATGGCTGCCAACCGATTCAAAAATATCCGCGCGGCACTCTGCACCAGCGAATTCCACGCACGCATGTCGAGACGACATAATAATGCAAATATTTTGTGCATGGGAGAACGCATTACCGGTGTCGATCATGCTCTGTCCATTGTCGACACGTTCTTTGAATCGGAATTTGAAGGCGGACGACACGCCCGGCGCATCGATTTATTTGATCATTTTGCGTAG